A part of Myxococcus landrumus genomic DNA contains:
- a CDS encoding lysine 5,6-aminomutase subunit alpha, which yields MPGPFIDDAQIAHARTLAEEIVNPIFDLIRRNTTVSIERTVLRFFGISGAGARGVPLANLMVDKLKAAGVLNRGAAYWYGRALQLGAKSPLEAVERLTALPADKLGPLSPEMEENLRAEVRAEARSAFEEMKARIAARDDLRKQFPMSPAPHKYVIVATGNIYDDVDQARAAAQAGADVIAVIRSTAQSLLDYVPHGATTEGYGGTYATQENFRIMREALDEESRKLKRYIQLTNYSSGLCMSEIAFCAAYEKLDMLLNDAMYGILFRDINMRRTFIDQYFSRRICGLAGIIINTGEDNYITTADAYDAAHTVIASQFINECFAKRAGLKDWQLGIGHSYEIDPYRDDTLLLELSQAMLVRRCFPDAPLKYMPPTKHKETDIFFSHAYDVMADLVAIWTNQGIQLLGMMTEAMHTPLLADRYVALKSASYIHRAARGIDQEFTVREDGKIANRAREVFGHAMKLLQECRDEGMVAAIGKGHFGDVKREETGGKGLDGVMEKSSDYFNPFLEILEAT from the coding sequence ATGCCAGGCCCGTTCATTGACGACGCGCAGATTGCGCATGCGCGCACTCTGGCGGAGGAGATCGTCAACCCGATCTTCGACCTCATCCGCCGCAACACCACTGTATCCATCGAGCGCACCGTGTTGCGCTTCTTTGGGATTTCCGGAGCAGGCGCGCGAGGAGTGCCTCTCGCCAACCTGATGGTCGACAAGCTCAAGGCCGCCGGGGTGCTCAACCGGGGCGCCGCCTATTGGTATGGCCGGGCGCTCCAGCTGGGGGCCAAGAGCCCGCTGGAGGCCGTGGAGCGGCTGACGGCGCTGCCGGCGGACAAGCTGGGGCCATTGTCCCCGGAGATGGAGGAGAACCTCCGCGCCGAGGTGCGCGCCGAGGCTCGCTCCGCGTTCGAGGAGATGAAGGCCCGCATCGCCGCGCGCGATGACCTTCGCAAGCAGTTCCCCATGTCGCCCGCCCCGCACAAGTACGTCATCGTCGCGACGGGAAACATCTACGACGACGTGGACCAGGCGCGGGCCGCGGCCCAGGCGGGCGCGGATGTCATCGCCGTCATCCGCTCCACCGCGCAGTCGCTGTTGGACTACGTGCCGCACGGCGCGACGACGGAGGGCTACGGCGGCACCTACGCCACCCAGGAGAACTTCCGCATCATGCGCGAGGCCCTGGATGAAGAGAGCCGCAAGCTCAAGCGCTACATCCAGTTGACCAACTACTCGTCCGGCCTCTGCATGTCGGAGATCGCCTTCTGCGCGGCCTACGAGAAGCTGGACATGCTGCTCAACGACGCGATGTACGGAATCCTCTTCCGCGACATCAACATGCGTCGCACCTTCATCGACCAGTACTTCAGCCGCCGCATCTGCGGGCTCGCCGGCATCATCATCAACACGGGCGAGGACAACTACATCACCACGGCGGATGCGTACGACGCGGCGCACACGGTCATCGCCAGCCAGTTCATCAACGAGTGCTTCGCCAAGCGCGCGGGGCTCAAGGACTGGCAGCTGGGCATCGGCCACTCGTACGAAATCGACCCGTACCGCGACGACACGCTCCTCCTGGAGCTGTCGCAGGCGATGCTGGTGCGTCGCTGTTTCCCGGACGCGCCGCTCAAGTACATGCCGCCCACCAAGCACAAGGAGACGGACATCTTCTTCAGCCACGCGTACGACGTGATGGCGGACCTGGTGGCCATCTGGACGAACCAAGGCATCCAGCTGCTCGGCATGATGACGGAGGCCATGCACACGCCGCTGCTCGCGGACCGCTACGTGGCGCTCAAGTCGGCGTCCTATATCCACCGCGCGGCGCGAGGCATCGACCAGGAGTTCACCGTCCGGGAGGACGGGAAGATCGCCAACCGTGCCCGCGAGGTGTTCGGCCACGCGATGAAGCTGCTCCAGGAATGCCGTGACGAGGGCATGGTGGCGGCCATCGGCAAGGGTCACTTCGGCGACGTGAAGCGCGAGGAGACCGGCGGCAAGGGCCTGGATGGCGTGATGGAGAAGTCGTCGGATTACTTCAACCCGTTCCTGGAAATCCTGGAGGCAACATGA
- a CDS encoding OAM dimerization domain-containing protein → MVKPSKQIIRPYGDRRDDGVVQISFTLPVPLSEKAKEAAAVFTRKMGYTDVKVAAAERAADSYTFFIVYARSNVTLDYAEIDVPEVVVKKMSFDDLNAFIKEKVGRRIVVFGACTGTDTHTVGIDAILNMKGYAGDYGLERYPGFEAFNLGSQVPNEDLIKRAMAKNADAILVSQVVTQRDVHKDNSRHFIDAAKAAGIHGKVQLLLGGPRVDHKLALELGFDAGFGPGTKPSDVANYIVHALLKKEGKEPQDMHYQGEPQ, encoded by the coding sequence ATGGTGAAGCCGAGCAAACAAATCATTCGCCCCTACGGGGACCGCCGCGACGACGGCGTGGTGCAGATTTCGTTCACCCTGCCGGTGCCGCTGTCGGAGAAGGCCAAGGAGGCCGCCGCCGTCTTCACCCGGAAGATGGGGTACACCGACGTCAAGGTGGCCGCCGCCGAGCGCGCCGCGGACAGCTACACGTTCTTCATCGTGTACGCCCGGTCGAACGTCACGCTGGACTACGCCGAAATCGACGTGCCCGAAGTCGTCGTGAAGAAGATGTCCTTCGACGACCTCAACGCCTTCATCAAGGAGAAGGTGGGCCGTCGCATCGTCGTGTTCGGCGCGTGTACCGGCACGGACACGCACACGGTGGGCATCGACGCCATCTTGAACATGAAGGGCTACGCGGGCGACTACGGCCTGGAGCGCTACCCCGGGTTCGAGGCGTTCAACCTGGGCAGCCAGGTGCCCAACGAGGACCTCATCAAGCGGGCCATGGCGAAGAACGCCGACGCCATCCTGGTGAGCCAGGTCGTCACGCAGCGCGATGTGCACAAGGACAACTCGCGGCACTTCATCGACGCGGCGAAGGCGGCGGGCATCCACGGCAAGGTGCAGCTCCTGCTGGGCGGTCCCCGCGTGGACCACAAGCTGGCGCTGGAGCTGGGCTTCGACGCGGGCTTCGGTCCAGGCACCAAGCCCTCCGATGTGGCCAACTACATCGTCCACGCGCTCCTGAAGAAGGAAGGCAAGGAGCCGCAGGACATGCACTACCAGGGAGAGCCCCAGTGA
- a CDS encoding hotdog fold domain-containing protein produces MSTGTKAIIRLRMSSHDAHYGGNLVDGARMLGLFGDVATELCIRADGDEGLFRAYDSVEFLAPVYAGDFIEAEGEIVSAGNTSRKMRFEARKVIRPRPDVNDSAADLLPEPIVVCRASGTCVVPKDKQRGQR; encoded by the coding sequence GTGAGCACGGGAACCAAGGCCATCATCCGGCTGCGCATGAGCAGCCATGACGCGCACTACGGCGGCAACCTGGTGGACGGCGCGCGCATGCTGGGCCTCTTTGGCGACGTGGCCACGGAGCTGTGCATCCGCGCCGACGGAGACGAAGGCCTGTTCCGGGCCTACGACTCCGTGGAGTTCCTGGCGCCGGTGTACGCCGGGGACTTCATCGAGGCGGAGGGCGAAATCGTCAGCGCGGGCAACACATCGCGCAAGATGCGCTTCGAGGCCCGCAAGGTCATCCGGCCCCGGCCGGATGTGAACGATTCGGCGGCGGACCTGTTGCCGGAGCCCATCGTGGTGTGCCGGGCTTCGGGCACCTGCGTGGTTCCCAAGGACAAGCAGCGAGGTCAGCGATGA
- a CDS encoding 3-keto-5-aminohexanoate cleavage protein, with translation MSTPMVITAAMVGAETTREQTPHLPITAEEIAEDAARCREAGAAMVHLHVRTADGKPSQDAELFRAAIRAIRKRTDVLIQTSTGGAVGMTVDQRCGPLTLTGEDRPDMATLTTGTVNFGEEVFWNPRPLVRDIAKRIKALGLRPELECFDVGMIDEARYLAKEGLVDLPAHFDFVLGVPGTLQPRPEVLDFMIASLPEGSTWTVAGVGRHQLAYVDEAAKRGGNARVGLEDNIYVSKGVLAKGNWELVAEAARRARAHGREPATPEQARKLLRLS, from the coding sequence ATGAGCACTCCCATGGTCATCACCGCGGCGATGGTCGGCGCGGAGACGACACGCGAGCAGACGCCCCACCTGCCCATCACCGCGGAGGAGATCGCCGAGGACGCCGCGCGCTGCCGCGAGGCGGGTGCGGCGATGGTGCACCTGCACGTGCGCACCGCGGACGGCAAGCCGTCCCAGGACGCGGAGCTGTTCCGGGCCGCGATTCGCGCCATCCGCAAGCGCACCGACGTGCTCATCCAGACGTCGACGGGCGGCGCGGTGGGCATGACGGTGGACCAGCGCTGTGGGCCGCTGACGCTGACGGGCGAGGACCGGCCGGACATGGCCACCCTCACCACGGGCACGGTGAACTTCGGCGAAGAGGTGTTCTGGAACCCGCGCCCGCTGGTGCGGGACATCGCGAAGCGCATCAAGGCGTTGGGCCTCCGGCCGGAGCTGGAGTGCTTCGACGTGGGCATGATTGACGAGGCCCGCTACCTGGCGAAGGAAGGCCTGGTCGACCTGCCAGCGCACTTCGACTTCGTGCTGGGCGTGCCGGGGACGCTGCAGCCCCGGCCGGAGGTGCTGGACTTCATGATTGCCTCACTGCCGGAGGGGAGCACCTGGACGGTGGCGGGCGTGGGCCGGCACCAGCTCGCCTATGTGGACGAGGCGGCGAAGCGCGGCGGCAACGCGCGGGTGGGCCTGGAGGACAACATCTACGTGTCCAAGGGCGTGCTCGCGAAGGGCAACTGGGAGCTGGTGGCCGAGGCCGCCAGGCGAGCCCGAGCCCATGGCCGCGAGCCGGCCACACCGGAACAGGCGCGCAAGCTCCTCCGGTTGAGCTGA
- a CDS encoding SDR family NAD(P)-dependent oxidoreductase: MDTELKGKGVLVTGGAGGIGTALVWAFSGEGAKVAVHYHSREVPAKRLAEEVGGVAVGADLTVEAEVDALVPASVAALGRLDVLVCNAGVWPSPDVPVWEMSLERWRRTLAENLDSVFLCCRGFLRHVATTGVGNIVIISSTAGLFGEAGHSDYAAAKGALAGGFLRSLKNELGRIAPLGRVNVVCPGWTAVDRNRDKLGGPDFVKRVTRTMPLRKVGQPEDVARVVVSLASDFISGHVTGEVVTVAGGMEGRVLHDD; the protein is encoded by the coding sequence ATGGACACGGAGCTGAAGGGCAAGGGCGTCCTGGTGACGGGCGGCGCGGGCGGGATTGGCACCGCGCTGGTCTGGGCGTTCTCCGGCGAGGGCGCGAAGGTGGCGGTGCACTACCACTCGCGCGAGGTGCCAGCGAAGCGGCTCGCGGAGGAGGTGGGGGGCGTGGCGGTGGGCGCGGACCTGACGGTGGAGGCGGAGGTGGATGCGCTCGTGCCCGCGTCGGTGGCCGCGCTGGGGCGGTTGGATGTCCTGGTGTGCAACGCGGGCGTGTGGCCGAGCCCCGATGTCCCCGTCTGGGAGATGTCCCTGGAGCGCTGGCGCCGCACGCTGGCGGAGAACCTGGACAGCGTCTTCCTGTGTTGCCGTGGCTTCTTGCGCCACGTGGCGACGACGGGCGTGGGGAACATCGTCATCATCAGCTCCACGGCGGGGCTGTTCGGCGAGGCGGGTCACTCCGACTACGCGGCGGCGAAGGGCGCGCTGGCGGGAGGCTTCCTGCGGAGCCTGAAGAACGAGCTGGGCCGCATTGCTCCGCTGGGCCGCGTCAACGTGGTGTGCCCGGGTTGGACGGCGGTGGACCGCAACCGCGACAAGCTGGGCGGGCCTGACTTCGTGAAGCGGGTGACTCGCACCATGCCGTTGCGCAAGGTGGGCCAGCCCGAGGATGTCGCGCGAGTGGTGGTGTCACTCGCTTCGGATTTCATCTCCGGTCACGTGACGGGTGAGGTCGTGACGGTCGCCGGAGGCATGGAAGGAAGGGTGCTGCATGACGACTGA
- a CDS encoding class I SAM-dependent methyltransferase — MTTEAIDVRKHNREAWDRQVSLGNRWTQPVGPEVIAAARRGEWSVVLTPSKPVPPSWFGDIVGKRVLCLAGGGGQQAPVFAAAGAKVTVLDNSPGQLGQDRLVAEREGLEIRLVEGDMRDLSVFEDGGFDLIFHPCSNAFVDTILPVWREAFRVLRPGGVLLSGFTNPVIFLFDPELQDKGVLQVKYKMPYSDFTSLTETERRRYTDKHEPLCVAHTLQDQIGGQLDAGFLLAGYFEDKFEKGDLVAEYFDSYIATRALKPITP; from the coding sequence ATGACGACTGAGGCCATCGACGTAAGGAAGCACAACCGCGAGGCATGGGACCGCCAGGTCTCGCTGGGCAACCGGTGGACGCAGCCGGTGGGGCCGGAGGTCATCGCGGCCGCGAGGAGAGGGGAGTGGAGCGTCGTGCTCACGCCCTCCAAGCCCGTGCCCCCGTCCTGGTTCGGGGACATCGTGGGCAAGAGGGTCCTGTGTCTTGCGGGGGGCGGTGGTCAGCAGGCGCCGGTGTTCGCCGCGGCGGGGGCGAAGGTGACGGTGCTGGACAACTCGCCCGGGCAGCTGGGGCAGGACCGGCTGGTCGCGGAGCGAGAGGGGTTGGAGATCCGGTTGGTGGAGGGGGACATGCGCGACCTCTCCGTGTTCGAGGACGGCGGCTTCGACCTCATCTTCCATCCGTGCTCGAACGCCTTCGTGGACACCATCCTCCCCGTGTGGCGCGAGGCGTTCCGCGTGCTGCGTCCCGGAGGCGTGCTCCTGTCGGGCTTCACCAACCCGGTCATCTTCCTGTTCGACCCCGAGCTGCAGGACAAAGGGGTGCTGCAGGTGAAGTACAAGATGCCCTACTCGGACTTCACCAGCCTCACGGAGACCGAGCGCCGGCGCTACACCGACAAGCACGAACCGCTCTGCGTGGCGCACACGCTCCAGGACCAGATTGGCGGGCAGCTCGACGCGGGGTTCCTGCTCGCGGGGTACTTCGAGGACAAGTTCGAGAAGGGCGACCTGGTCGCCGAGTACTTCGACAGCTACATCGCGACGCGCGCCCTGAAGCCCATCACTCCCTGA
- a CDS encoding ChaN family lipoprotein — MRDSLALHHALFRRQRAQIARVVDGQTDAFRSYEARYRRRTASYRRVLPLSDVHQRVRASDVVYVGDYHTLPLAQQTYVELAEHALTTGRRVVLALECIEGRHQPSLDAWSAGRLSERSLLARLGASTDGTGFGPGNSLRALLSFARRNRLEVVGIDRRAQGERSLALRDAYAAERIARVARAEDRPQVLVLVGQYHIAPCHLPAQVERALGDDTRRGLVVYQNAEGVWWRLARDGSMGSAEAVELADDTVCLLNASPVVCQQSFLDYLEAEAGDTPWVDRGASERFREMAALIGRLAGVPVGRALESVEVTTVADGDVLARIQRRGRFTQAELSQLRRHILSRESSYIPRARTAYLASLSLNHAAEEAAHFVRHCAVGPAMEAPRTASEAFYARCMEEALGFFGSRLVNPRRTCLGLAEWAKRFGETRGLDRQISAFVLAHKAAEMEAPEEAVKLLPLRKDRLFHGVSHALGYLLGDMLYRAFDEGHLAKTEVRALFRDPFVDARAAYFTWAERLRD; from the coding sequence ATGCGCGACTCGCTCGCCCTGCACCATGCCCTCTTCCGTCGACAGCGGGCACAAATCGCCCGCGTGGTGGACGGGCAGACAGATGCCTTCCGCTCCTACGAGGCCCGTTACCGCCGGCGCACCGCCAGCTATCGGCGCGTCCTGCCGTTGAGCGACGTGCACCAGCGCGTACGCGCCTCGGACGTCGTGTACGTGGGCGACTACCACACGCTTCCTCTGGCCCAGCAGACCTACGTCGAGCTGGCCGAGCACGCGCTCACCACGGGCCGCCGCGTCGTGCTCGCCCTCGAGTGCATCGAGGGCCGGCACCAGCCCTCGCTCGACGCGTGGAGCGCGGGGCGCCTCTCGGAGCGCTCCCTCCTGGCACGTCTGGGGGCTAGCACCGACGGTACGGGCTTTGGTCCCGGAAACTCGCTGCGCGCCCTGCTCTCCTTCGCCCGGCGGAATCGCCTGGAGGTGGTCGGGATTGATCGGCGCGCCCAGGGCGAACGTTCGCTCGCCTTGCGGGATGCCTATGCCGCGGAGCGCATCGCGCGGGTGGCTCGGGCGGAGGACCGCCCGCAGGTCCTGGTGCTGGTGGGCCAGTACCACATCGCGCCTTGTCACCTGCCCGCGCAGGTGGAGCGCGCGCTGGGCGACGACACGCGCCGAGGACTGGTGGTGTACCAGAACGCCGAAGGTGTCTGGTGGCGGCTGGCCCGCGACGGAAGCATGGGCTCCGCCGAGGCCGTCGAGCTGGCCGACGACACCGTGTGTCTTCTCAACGCCTCCCCTGTCGTGTGTCAGCAGAGCTTCCTCGACTACCTGGAAGCAGAGGCCGGAGACACGCCGTGGGTGGACCGGGGCGCGTCGGAGCGCTTCCGGGAGATGGCGGCGCTCATCGGGCGGCTCGCGGGTGTTCCAGTCGGCCGTGCACTGGAGTCGGTGGAGGTCACCACGGTGGCGGATGGTGACGTGCTCGCACGCATCCAGCGGCGTGGGCGCTTCACGCAGGCGGAGCTGTCACAACTGCGCCGTCACATCCTCTCGCGGGAGAGCAGCTACATCCCTCGTGCGCGGACGGCGTATCTGGCGTCGCTGTCCCTGAACCATGCGGCGGAGGAAGCGGCGCACTTCGTACGGCACTGCGCGGTGGGCCCCGCGATGGAGGCGCCTCGCACGGCGTCCGAGGCGTTCTATGCGCGGTGCATGGAAGAGGCGCTGGGCTTCTTCGGCTCGCGATTGGTGAACCCGCGTCGCACCTGCCTGGGCCTCGCCGAGTGGGCGAAGCGCTTCGGCGAGACCCGAGGGTTGGACCGGCAGATCTCCGCCTTCGTGCTGGCCCACAAGGCCGCGGAGATGGAGGCCCCCGAGGAGGCGGTGAAGCTGCTGCCCCTGCGCAAGGACCGGCTGTTCCACGGCGTCAGCCACGCGCTGGGCTACCTGCTGGGCGACATGCTCTACCGCGCCTTTGACGAAGGGCACCTGGCGAAGACGGAAGTCCGCGCCCTCTTCAGGGACCCGTTCGTGGATGCCCGGGCCGCGTACTTCACCTGGGCCGAGCGTCTGCGGGACTGA